In Desulfosporosinus youngiae DSM 17734, the genomic stretch TGATCCGGTCAGTCCGTAAATCAGGCTGATGCCGTAGAGTAAGATGGCTGATGATGTAGCACCCAGTACCAGGTACTTAATTCCAGCTTCTGAAGAACGCGGATCATCGGCCAGATAGGCCACCAGAATATAGAAGGAAATCGTCATCAGCTCCAGGCCCACATACATGGTAATCAGTTCGCCCGACCCGGCCATGAGCATCATTCCCAAGGTTGCCGCTAAGAGCAGGGCATAGAATTCCCCGCGATGTTTCGGCAATTTCTGCACATACCCGCCTGAAGAGAGCACCACGAGCAGGGCAGCCGACAGGAAGAGCACTTTGAAATAGACGGCAAACTGATCGTGCATATACAATCCGCCTAAAAAGGCTGCTTCCGGACCACAGAAAAAGTCATACAAGGTATAAGCAAGAACGCCTAATAAGGAGAAAACCGTGAGCGGCATCATGCCTTTCCGAGCGCCGGCTGGAATCAGTAGTCCAATGGCCAACAGAATCAAGGACAGCAGAGCTAAAGCTATTTCAGGTGCCAGCACTGTAGTGATATTGAACTCTACCATTAGAACAACCCTCCCATCTTCGCCTGACTCACCGTCTCAAGGACCTTGGCAAGGCCTGAGGAGGTAACTCCGGTATCAATCATACCCAGTAAAAGGTTCGGGAATATTCCTGCAGCAAAGATCACGACAGTGAATAATACCAGCGGAACTAGTTCAGGTCCGCGAATATCCGTCAGATGATCCCATTCGGAACGGCGCGGCCCGAAGAGAACGTTGGCGATCGTCCGTAAAATATAGACGGCTGTAAAGATTATCCCGGCAATTCCCAGCACGGTGTGGACCGGCAATACCTTAATGGCTCCCATAAAAATCGTGAATTCCGCAATGAAGTTGACGGTTCCCGGCAAGCCCAGGGAAGCCATACCTGCAATCACGAATCCGATGGCCAAGCGCGGCACCTGATGGGCCAGTCCGCCCAGATCGGCGATATTGCGGGTATGAGTCTTCTCGTAGATAAAACCGATCATGGAGAAGAACAGCGCTGCCATGACACCGTGGGCAAACATCATGGCCACGGCACCGGTTGCTGCGGTGGGCGTCAAGGCTGCGACGGCGATGATTACATACCCCATATGGCTGACGGAGGAATATCCCACGACATATTTGAGGTCTTTCTGAGCCAGGGCGATGAACGCGGCATAAAGCACACTGACAACGGCCAGAGTCGCAATGTACGGAGCCCAGAATTTTGCTCCGATGGGCAGGACATAGATTCCTAAACGGATTAAGCCATAGCCCCCGATTTTCTTCAGGACACCCGCGTGAATCATACTGACCGCCGTAGGCGCGCCGGCATATCCGTCCGGTGACCAGGAGTGGAAGGGGAACATGGAAATCAGAGATCCGAATCCGATGATCATTAAGGCAAAGGCGACCTTTTGGAAAGCGGGGCTGTAGAGGTCTTGCCTTGCTGCCAGCTGATCAAACATAAAGGTCGGGTTGCCATTGGCACCGGCTGCCAGGTAGAGAGCCACCATTCCGACCAGCAGGAAGGCTGATCCGATCAGCAGGTAAATGGTCAGCTTCATGGCTGCGTATTCTTTGGTAACCCGTTTGGTGCTGCCCCAGATGATCACCATGATATAGATGGGAATGACCACGATTTCATAGAAGAGGAAGAAGATAAACAGATCCCGGGCAATAAAGGTTCCCATAACCCCGGCAATCAGAATCAGCAGTAAAATGAAGAATTCTTTAACCCGCTTATCTATATTCCAGGAAGCATAGATCGAAGCGAAACCGATGAGGTTGGTCAGCAGAAGCATGGGTAAGCTTAAGCCGTCAACACCCAGGGCTAAGTTGACGCCAAGATCGGGAACCCAGGGAATGGTCAGGGTATACTGCATTCCGCCCAGTGCCCATTGATAGTTAAAGAAGGCGTAAAGGGAGAAGGCTAAGGAGACAAACATCCCCATGGCTGCCACTAGTTTTATGGTTTTGGTCTCTTCTTTGGGCAAGAAGACGATCAGCAGCATGGCCGCTAAGGGTGCCAGTATGGTGAAGGGCAGCAGCATGGACAGTGAACCCACTGTTGGTAGTGCAGACATTATTTCACACCTCCCAGCGTCGCTAAGGGGTTAAGCGCTGTCAGCTGACCTTCCCCGAAGGCGAAGACCATGAATATAGCGACGACCGCGATAAAGAAGACCATAGCATAGGTTTGTAGTTGTCCTGTATTGGTCCGGCGAAGAACTTTACCGCTGCCCCGTGTCATTAAAGCAAGCCCGTTAACCACGCCGTCAACGATATAGATGTCAAACCAGTAGAGAACTTTTGCCATTCCATCCATGATGTGATGGATCAGCCAGAGATAGATCTCGTCGATATAATATTGTTTTTGAGCAGCTTATACACGCCTGAGAAGCGTGCCGCTACATGATCCGCCGAGATAAGGTGCTTGACGTAGGTGACATAAGCCAAACCGATACCGATCAGTCCCGCGAGAACGGAAATTCCGGCCAGGAACCAGTCGATTGCTTCATGATGATGGACTCCATAGTGAACATAGTAAGCAAAGTTATGCTCCGGTAAGGCTACAAATCCGCCAAATACACTAAAGAAGGCCAGAATCATCAGGGGAATGGTCATGCTCCAGGGCGACTCATGGGGATGGTTTTCCGGCTTTTCCGGCCCCATAAAGACGACAAAGAACAATCTTGACATATAGAAGGCTGTTAAGAAGGCCGTAAACAGACCTACTGCATAAATAATGGGATGACCGTTATGCAAGGCGTTGGCCAGAATTTCGTCTTTCGACCAGAAGCCTGCAAAGGGCGGCATTCCGGAGATGGCTAATACGCCGATGAAAAAGGTCCAGCCTGTGATCGGCATCTTTTCCAAAGCCCGCCCATATCCCAAATGTCTTGCTTATGATGCATGGCATAGATGACAGAACCGGCACCTAAGAACATTAACGCTTTGAAAAAGGCATGGGTCATTAAATGGAACATGGATCCCGAGTAGGAACCGACACCGAGGGCAAACATCATATAGCCCAGCTGGCTTAAGGTAGAGTAGGCCAAAATCCGCTTGATGTCGTCTTGAGCGATGGCAATGGATGCCGCAAAGATGGCCGTAAACGCTCCTAAACCTGCAATAAACTGTAAGGCCATCGGGGAGGCGTGATCAAAGAGAAAATACATTCGCGCCACTAAATACACACCGGCAACAACCATGGTTGCAGCATGGATCAAGGCACTAACCGGTGTAGGGCCTTCCATAGCGTCCGGGAGCCAGACGTGAAGGGGAAACTGTCCGGATTTCCCGATGGGGCCCATAAAGACAAGGAACGCCATGATGGTCACATAGCCTGCCGTGCCGATGATTGCGACGTCTTGGATGTTGGTATTCAAGACCGCAGAGAGTGCCGCAAAGTCGAGGGTTCCAAATTTCGTATAGAGGAACAGCATCCCCAGCAGTAAGCCAAAGTCTCCGACACGAGTGGTAATGAAGGCTTTCTTGGCGGCTTCCCGGGCAGATACTTTAAAGAACCAGAATCCAATTAAGAGATAGGAACATAAGCCGACCAATTCCCAGAAAATAAAGAGTTGCAATAGATTGGTTGCCAGAACCATACCCAGCATCGAGGATGCAAACAAGGATTGGTATGCATAGTAACGGGAAAATCCTTCATCTCCATGCATATATCCTAAGGAGTAGATTTGCACCATTGAGGCCACCAGGGTAACAACAAACAACATCATGGCACTTAAGGGATCGACAATGGTTCCAAAATCGATCTGCAGTCCCACAATATTCAGCCAATTCACATTGACGATCGCTGGATGTTCCACAATTTTTTCACCCGCTTGAATAACGCCTAAGCCTATAGCAATGGCCAGGCCGAGCGCGGTAAGAATAGCGAGAATCGACACTGTGGAAGACAGTCGTTTGGATCGTTTCGTGATAAAGGCGATGATTAGAAACGACAAGAAGGGCAAAGCGGGAATTAACCATGCCCACTGAAAGAGATCATGCATTTCCTTGAACACCTACCTTCTCCATAGTCTCTCTTACCACTTTAACCAATTTAATTCGTCCACGTTGGTTGACCGGCGATTACGATAAATGGTAATAATCAAAGCCAGTCCAACGGCTACTTCAGCAGCTGCGATGACAATTACGAATATGGCTGCCACATGCCCGGTCAGCAAGTAGTGCACATCAATCTTCTGGTTCCAAAGGAAGCGATTGAAGGCCACAAAGTTGATATTGACGGCATTAAGCATCAGCTCAATGGACATGAGCAAGGCAATAATATTTCTCTTGGCAAAGACTCCGTACAGCCCCAAACAAAAGAGCATGGCGCCAACTAAGAGATAGGTAGAAAGCCCAACACTTAAATTACTCAAATTCATCATTTGCTTTCTTTCACTCCCTTCGCCAGGATTACGGCTCCAATTAAGGCAACGGTAAGCAAAACAGCTGAAGCTTCAAAGGGAATCATAAATTGGGAGAGTAAGAGTAATGACATGTCTTCAGCCGACCCTCCGCCTGTCCACGGTGTCGGTAACACCCGCCAGTCCGCATTGGTGAGAACGACCAGCGCAATCATGGCAAACACGGACACAGCTACCAGCGCACCTACCATCCAACGACGGTTTTCCGGACTGCTTTCCCGAACATCACCCCGCAGGGTTAACATGACTGCAAAGACAACCATGACGGCCACCGCGCCTGTATAAATCAGCAGTTGTACAGCCGCCAAAAAATCCGCATTCATCAGAATGTAAAGGACCGCAACCCCTGCAAAGGAAAGTGCCAGATAGAAAGCGCTATGCACGATGTTCTTTGATGTAACGACACCCCATGCAGCAGCAATCGCCAATATGGCAAATACAAAGAAAACGATAGTGCTCACGCTTAATCCTCCTTCCTGCTTGACCTGTTCGTTTGCCTAGAACGCGCCATCATATCCCAGATTAATTCTTCACGGTGGTAGACCGCATTTTCATAAACCTGGCAGAGTTTAAGTGCTTTGGTTGGGCAGGCTTCCGTACATAATCCACACAAAAGACAGCGGCCCATGTTCATTTCGTAAGTCTTTAATACTTTTTTATTCTTCTCATCCTTTTCGCTGGTTAGACTAATAACCTGATTCGGACAAGCGTGGACACAAAGCCCGCAAGCAATACACTTCTCGGGTTCAAGAACCATAGAACTCCTTGTACGAGAAGGAAGAACCGGCTTTACTTCAGGATAATATTCCGTGAGATTGGGACCGTAGAGACGTTTAATCGTAATACTCAAGCCTTTTAATAAACCTTTGCCAAACACTCTTTTACCCTCCCATCCGCATAATGAGCAAATCATAAACATAAATGCCCAAACCCGTTAAGAAAATATTCACCAACGTTAACGGAAGCAAGATCTTCCAGGCAAAATGCATAAGGTGATCAATTCTCATTCGAACGAAGGTCCAGCGAACCCACATCATCAAGAAAATTACCAGCCAGATTTTGAGAATAAACCACAACCAGCCCGGCAAAAATTCAGGACCGTGCCAACCGCCCAGGAACATCGAAACAGCGATTGCCGAGGTGGCGACCACATTACCATATTCAGCCAGCATGAACAGTCCCCATCTAAGTCCGGAGTACTCCGTGAAAGGTCCGGCAACGATCTCCTGCTCCCCTTGAATATGATCAAAAGGAGCCCTGTTAGTCTCAGCAATCCCGGCTATCAGAAAAATTACAAAGGCCAAAGGCTGCAGGTAAATAAAGGGAATCGTTTTCTGAGCATCAATGATGGAGGATAGATTAAAGGTCTGCGTAATCATGACAACACCAAGCAAAGAAAAGAGCAAGGGAATTTCATAACTTATCATTTGAGCTACCGCTCGCAGTCCGCCAAGTAAGGAGTATTTATTATTAGACGCCCAGCCGGCCATTAACATCGCTAACGTAGACAGTGACGAAACCGCAAAAAAGTAAAATATACCCAGATCCAGATCAATAGCCACCATTCCTTCTCCGAAGGGAATTATCCCAAAGACCATCAAGGTAATCCCTACCAGCATCATGGGAGCCATTTTAAAGAGGAATTTATCCACATTAACAGGTGTAATATCTTCCTTACCCAACATTTTGACCGCATCGGCAATAAATTGGAACCAGCCGTGTGGCCCCAGTCGATTAGGGCCTGATCTCTGTGATACCCAGTGGGCAAATTTGCGTTCCACCAAACTAAGAAACAAAGCTGCCACGACCATAATTAAGAAGAGCACAATAAAAGCAATAATATTAATGGTCAAGTCAGCCCCAAACGAGTGGGAATCGGCAAAAAGTCCACGGATGGCAGCCGCAATATTGACAAACAGTTTATTTAAAGCGTCCATCTTCTTCTCCCCTCATTGAATCGTTCTTACTTGTCAACTTCACCTAAAACAAGATCCATAGATGCGAAAATAGTCACAAGATCTTGTATCTTCCAGCCGGTAACAATATCCGGCAGCATTTGAACATTAACAAATGCGCCGGTACGAATGCGAACCCGAGCCGGCTTCGTCGTCCCATTACTGACAATGTACCAGCCCATTTCTCCCTTAGGGTTCTCAACTCGATGGTAAACCTTGCCGGCCGGCGGCTTAATCACCTTGGAAACCTTGGCCATCACAGGCCCGGCTGGGATTTCTTTAAAGGCCTGTTGGATAATCTTTTTGCTCTCTTGAATCTCCAGCAGCCGAATAAAGTGCCGGTCATAGGTATCACAGCCATACAACACCGGGATATTGAAATCAAACCTGTCGTAAATGCCGTAAGGTTCAGCTTTGCGCACATCATACTGTACTCCGGAAGCTCGTAGATTCGCTCCGGTTATAAGCAGATTTTCTGCCCATTCCTTAGGGAGAATGCCGACACTTTTCATGCGTGACTGGGCAATTTCATTACCGAAAAAGATACCGTAGTACTCCTCAATCATCTCCGGCATATCTTCCAGAAAGCTCTTAAGGGCAGGCATAAATTCGTCAGGAACATCCTGACTGACCCCGCCGATTCGAAAGTAATTCGGGGTCATACGATTACCCGCCGTCATCTCAAAAAGGTCGAGAATCCGCTCGCGGTCACGAAAACAATAACTCCAGGGAGTCCAGCCGCTAATATCTAAAGACCCACTCGCAATCATAACTAAGTGGCTTGCAATCCGTCCCAATTCCGCGAAAATTATCCGGAGGTACTCAGCACGTTCCGGCACTTCTATGTTCATCAATTTTTCAACTGCCTGGACGTAACCAAGACTGTTATGCGGGCCTGCAAGATAATCTAAGCGGTCGGTGTATGGAACAAACTGGTTATAGGTCCGGCTTTCCGCCATTTTTTCCAGCCCACGGTGGAGATACCCAATTTTAGGTTCAATTTTGGTAACAACTTCTCCATCCAAATGGACCACCATGCGAAACACGCCATGGGTACTCGGATGTTGGGGGCCCATGTTTATGGCGTACTCTTGAGTTCCTTCAATCATCATAGTTTCCCCACCTCTATTCCCCTTCTTTTCTTACTCGCATAACAGCACGCTGTTCATAACTCTCGGTAACATAATCTTTCCGCAGTGGATACCCATCAAAATCATCCCACATATAGATACGCTTTAAATTAGGATGTCCTCTAAACTGTATACCGAACATATCGAAGGCCTCACGCTCTAAAAAGTCCGCTCCCTTCCAAATGTGGGTAGCCGAATCAAGCACAGGATTGTCCCGTTCAACTCTGGCTACAATTCGTAAACGCTGAGGACCGCGAAGACTGGATAATTGATAAACAACTTCGAGGTGATCCTCCAAATCCATTCCACATAAGTCATGCAAGAAATCGCACGGGGCATCCGCAAAATTCTTAGCTTCTGTTAACGCTATTATTGAATATCCGCCGTCAACGGTTAATTCGAGTTCACCAAGGCTCTCTGCAACCTCTCCGTTAACCCTAGCTGCTAACTCCCCCACTCGAACCTTCAAAATATCATTTGCCATACTTAATTAACCTCGCCTTAGCAGGATTT encodes the following:
- a CDS encoding complex I subunit 4 family protein, which codes for MSALPTVGSLSMLLPFTILAPLAAMLLIVFLPKEETKTIKLVAAMGMFVSLAFSLYAFFNYQWALGGMQYTLTIPWVPDLGVNLALGVDGLSLPMLLLTNLIGFASIYASWNIDKRVKEFFILLLILIAGVMGTFIARDLFIFFLFYEIVVIPIYIMVIIWGSTKRVTKEYAAMKLTIYLLIGSAFLLVGMVALYLAAGANGNPTFMFDQLAARQDLYSPAFQKVAFALMIIGFGSLISMFPFHSWSPDGYAGAPTAVSMIHAGVLKKIGGYGLIRLGIYVLPIGAKFWAPYIATLAVVSVLYAAFIALAQKDLKYVVGYSSVSHMGYVIIAVAALTPTAATGAVAMMFAHGVMAALFFSMIGFIYEKTHTRNIADLGGLAHQVPRLAIGFVIAGMASLGLPGTVNFIAEFTIFMGAIKVLPVHTVLGIAGIIFTAVYILRTIANVLFGPRRSEWDHLTDIRGPELVPLVLFTVVIFAAGIFPNLLLGMIDTGVTSSGLAKVLETVSQAKMGGLF
- the nuoK gene encoding NADH-quinone oxidoreductase subunit NuoK; amino-acid sequence: MNLSNLSVGLSTYLLVGAMLFCLGLYGVFAKRNIIALLMSIELMLNAVNINFVAFNRFLWNQKIDVHYLLTGHVAAIFVIVIAAAEVAVGLALIITIYRNRRSTNVDELNWLKW
- a CDS encoding NADH-quinone oxidoreductase subunit J family protein; amino-acid sequence: MSTIVFFVFAILAIAAAWGVVTSKNIVHSAFYLALSFAGVAVLYILMNADFLAAVQLLIYTGAVAVMVVFAVMLTLRGDVRESSPENRRWMVGALVAVSVFAMIALVVLTNADWRVLPTPWTGGGSAEDMSLLLLSQFMIPFEASAVLLTVALIGAVILAKGVKESK
- a CDS encoding NuoI/complex I 23 kDa subunit family protein produces the protein MFGKGLLKGLSITIKRLYGPNLTEYYPEVKPVLPSRTRSSMVLEPEKCIACGLCVHACPNQVISLTSEKDEKNKKVLKTYEMNMGRCLLCGLCTEACPTKALKLCQVYENAVYHREELIWDMMARSRQTNRSSRKED
- the nuoH gene encoding NADH-quinone oxidoreductase subunit NuoH: MDALNKLFVNIAAAIRGLFADSHSFGADLTINIIAFIVLFLIMVVAALFLSLVERKFAHWVSQRSGPNRLGPHGWFQFIADAVKMLGKEDITPVNVDKFLFKMAPMMLVGITLMVFGIIPFGEGMVAIDLDLGIFYFFAVSSLSTLAMLMAGWASNNKYSLLGGLRAVAQMISYEIPLLFSLLGVVMITQTFNLSSIIDAQKTIPFIYLQPLAFVIFLIAGIAETNRAPFDHIQGEQEIVAGPFTEYSGLRWGLFMLAEYGNVVATSAIAVSMFLGGWHGPEFLPGWLWFILKIWLVIFLMMWVRWTFVRMRIDHLMHFAWKILLPLTLVNIFLTGLGIYVYDLLIMRMGG
- a CDS encoding NADH-quinone oxidoreductase subunit D; this encodes MMIEGTQEYAINMGPQHPSTHGVFRMVVHLDGEVVTKIEPKIGYLHRGLEKMAESRTYNQFVPYTDRLDYLAGPHNSLGYVQAVEKLMNIEVPERAEYLRIIFAELGRIASHLVMIASGSLDISGWTPWSYCFRDRERILDLFEMTAGNRMTPNYFRIGGVSQDVPDEFMPALKSFLEDMPEMIEEYYGIFFGNEIAQSRMKSVGILPKEWAENLLITGANLRASGVQYDVRKAEPYGIYDRFDFNIPVLYGCDTYDRHFIRLLEIQESKKIIQQAFKEIPAGPVMAKVSKVIKPPAGKVYHRVENPKGEMGWYIVSNGTTKPARVRIRTGAFVNVQMLPDIVTGWKIQDLVTIFASMDLVLGEVDK
- a CDS encoding NADH-quinone oxidoreductase subunit C gives rise to the protein MANDILKVRVGELAARVNGEVAESLGELELTVDGGYSIIALTEAKNFADAPCDFLHDLCGMDLEDHLEVVYQLSSLRGPQRLRIVARVERDNPVLDSATHIWKGADFLEREAFDMFGIQFRGHPNLKRIYMWDDFDGYPLRKDYVTESYEQRAVMRVRKEGE